CACGCCGGCACCCTCGGTGTAGACCCGACGGACCATGTGGCCCGGGCCCTTGGGGGCGACCATGCAGACGTCGACGTCGGCCGGCGGCTCGATCTGGGCGAAGTGGATGTTGAAGCCGTGCGCGAAGAACAGCGCGTTGCCGGCCTCCAGGCCGGGGGCGATCTCCTCGGTGTAGAGCTTGGCCTGGGTCTGGTCCGGCACCAGGATCATGATGATGTCGGCCTGCTTGGCGGCGTCGGCCACGCTGGCGACCTCGAGGCCCGCCTCGCTGGCGGCCTGGCGGCTGGAGGAGCCCTCGTACAGGCCGACGACGACCTGCACGCCGCTGTCGGCGAGGTTGCGGGCGTGGGCGTGGCCCTGGGAGCCGTAGCCGATGATCGCCACGGTCTTGCCCTGGAGCAGGCCGAGGTCGGCGGCGTCGTCGTAGTACATCGTTGCGGGCATTGCGCTGTTCCTTCGGGTCGTGCGGGAGTGGTGGGAACGAGGGGACGTGGGTCTGGCGGGCCTAGCCGGCGCGCTCGAGGCGCAGCGCCCGACCCTCGGTGATGGACTTGGCGCCGCGGCCGACGGCGATCGTGCCGGACCGGACGAGCTCGCGGATGCCGTAGGGCGACAGCAGCCGCACCATGGCCTCCAGCTTCTCGGTGGATCCGGTCGCCTCGACCACCACGGCGTCGTGGTCGACGTCGACGACGCTGGCGCGGAAGACGCTGGCGATCTCGATGACCTGCGCCCGTACGTCGGGGCTGGCGCCGACCTTGACCAGCCACAGCTCGCGGCTGACGGTGGCGCTGTCGTCGAGCTCGACGATCTTGAGGACGTTGACCAGCTTGTTGAGCTGCTTGGTCACCTGCTCCAGCGGTTGGGCGGCGGCGTCGACGACGATCGTCATGCGCGAGACGTTGTCGACCTCGGTCTCACCGACGGCGAGCGAGTCGATGTTGAAGCCGCGCCGCGAGAACAGCCCGGCGACCCGGGCGAGGACGCCCGGCCGGTTCTCGACGAGGACGCTGAGGGTGTGCTTGGCCATGTGTGCTGTGCTCCTGCGTGGTGCGTGCCGTGCTGCCGCTGGCTTGGCCAGTCCCGGGGCGGGGCTGGCGGGACGGCCTAGCTGGGCGGGCCGGCGGAGGTGAGGTCCTCGCCCTCACCGCGTTCGGCGGCCGCCTTGCGCGCCCACCACTCGTCCATGTTCTCGATGATGGTGTCGTTGGACTGGCCGGCCGGGACCATCGGGAAGACCTTCTCCTCCGGGTCCACCCGGAAGTCGATCAGGACGGGCGTGTCCTTGACCGCGAACGCCTTCTCCAGGGTCGCGTCGACGTCCTCGGCCTTCTCGCAGCGGAAGCCCACCGCACCCATGGCGTCGGCCAGCTTGACGAGGTCGGGCACGTCCTGGCCCAGGTCGATCTGGCTGAAGCGGCGGTCGTAGAACAGCTCCTGCCACTGGCGGACCATGCCGAGCACGCCGTTGTTGAGGACCGCGAAGATCACGGGGATGCGCTCGGTGCTGGCGGTGGCGAGCTCCTGCAGGGTCATCTGGAACGACCCGTCACCGTCGACGGCGATGACCT
Above is a window of Euzebya rosea DNA encoding:
- the ilvN gene encoding acetolactate synthase small subunit, encoding MAKHTLSVLVENRPGVLARVAGLFSRRGFNIDSLAVGETEVDNVSRMTIVVDAAAQPLEQVTKQLNKLVNVLKIVELDDSATVSRELWLVKVGASPDVRAQVIEIASVFRASVVDVDHDAVVVEATGSTEKLEAMVRLLSPYGIRELVRSGTIAVGRGAKSITEGRALRLERAG